The Humulus lupulus chromosome 4, drHumLupu1.1, whole genome shotgun sequence genome has a window encoding:
- the LOC133832567 gene encoding late secretory pathway protein AVL9-like: MVEIELIAIKNSRDVSFFTWQEHDLIPLCVDISSDDDFDDAGLNDDNDVGLDDDDVDVDDDDDDTYGDVEEGERNNIDDGLIEVNLNVSCHENRTFDDYFDGAYICNVPDSSSAPHTVEENHGPLPHVCHDDHCNETSHV, from the exons ATGGTGGAAATTGAACTGATTGCAATAAAGAATAGTAGAGACgttagtttctttacatggcAAGAGCATGATCTGATTCCATTATGTGTGG ACATttctagtgatgatgattttgatgaTGCTGGCTTAAACGATGATAACGATGTTGGtttagatgatgatgatgttgatgttgatgatgatgatgatgacacATACGGTGATGTTGAAGAGGGGGAAAGAAACAATATTGATGATGGTCTTATTGAGGTAAATTTGAATGTCTCATGTCATGAAAATAGAACTTTTGATGATTACTTTGATGGTGCATACATATGTAATGTTCCTGATTCTAGTTCTGCACCTCACACTGTTGAAGAAAACCATGGTCCACTTCCTCATGTATGCCATGATGATCATTGTAATGAAACAAGTCATGTTTAG